One window from the genome of Acuticoccus sediminis encodes:
- a CDS encoding cupin domain-containing protein — translation MSETDWRLNGVRIVKANELDPNTATTPGMDRAAAINFAKAGAQKLWAGTVSIHPDAKTGAHHHGHLESVIYVVRGRARMRWGDKLQYVAEAEPGDFIFVPPYVPHQEINAMTDETLECVLVRSDQEPVVVNLDIDPVESPEPVRWTDPNHPAE, via the coding sequence ATGAGCGAGACCGATTGGCGCCTCAACGGCGTGCGGATCGTCAAGGCCAACGAGCTGGATCCCAACACGGCCACGACGCCGGGCATGGACCGCGCCGCCGCGATCAACTTCGCGAAGGCGGGCGCGCAGAAGCTGTGGGCCGGAACGGTTTCGATCCATCCGGACGCCAAGACCGGCGCGCATCACCACGGCCACTTGGAGTCGGTGATCTACGTGGTTCGCGGGCGGGCGCGCATGCGCTGGGGCGACAAGCTGCAATATGTGGCCGAGGCCGAGCCGGGCGACTTCATCTTCGTGCCGCCCTACGTCCCGCATCAGGAGATCAACGCGATGACCGACGAGACGCTGGAATGCGTCCTCGTGCGCTCGGACCAGGAGCCGGTGGTCGTGAACCTCGACATCGATCCGGTGGAGTCGCCCGAGCCGGTGCGCTGGACCGACCCCAACCACCCGGCGGAGTAA
- a CDS encoding S41 family peptidase produces MIRRIGLLMTGAALGAAGAVALADPGAILARANAASADTYRQLNLFGDVFERVRAQYVEAPDEKQLIAAAINGMLTSLDPHSSYMPPDDFADMQVQTSGEFGGLGIEVTMEGDYIKVVSPIDDTPAFKAGVQAGDLITHLDGEEVMGLSLAEAVDKMRGPVDTEITITVRREGVTDPIDIAITRAKIQIQSVKWEIMEGDIGYVRISSFNERTTSGVREGVKALTEEAGDKGLKGFVLDLRNNPGGLLNEAVDVSDSFLNEGEIVSTRGREEDKAQRYTAELGDLIDGKPLIVLINGGSASASEIVAGALQDQKRATIVGTQSFGKGSVQTIVPLGANGAIRLTTARYYTPSGRSIQARGIDPDIEVIQPLPDELKGKVEARGESSLRGHLNVEDGQGEERSGSLTYVPTDRADDVQLKYGISLLHGDEMSDAFPPNPQDGVPN; encoded by the coding sequence ATGATCCGTCGAATCGGTTTGTTGATGACGGGTGCGGCGCTGGGCGCGGCGGGTGCCGTCGCGCTCGCAGATCCTGGGGCGATCCTGGCGCGTGCGAATGCGGCCTCAGCTGACACATACCGCCAGCTCAACCTGTTCGGCGACGTGTTCGAGCGTGTTCGCGCCCAGTACGTCGAGGCGCCGGACGAGAAGCAGCTCATCGCTGCCGCCATCAACGGCATGCTGACCTCCCTCGACCCGCACTCCAGCTACATGCCGCCGGACGACTTCGCCGACATGCAGGTCCAGACCTCCGGCGAGTTCGGCGGCCTCGGCATCGAGGTCACGATGGAGGGCGACTACATCAAGGTCGTCTCGCCCATCGACGACACGCCGGCGTTCAAGGCCGGCGTCCAGGCCGGCGACCTGATCACCCACCTCGACGGCGAGGAGGTCATGGGCCTCTCGCTCGCCGAAGCGGTGGACAAGATGCGCGGCCCCGTCGACACCGAGATCACCATCACCGTGCGCCGTGAAGGCGTCACCGACCCGATCGACATCGCGATCACCCGCGCCAAGATCCAGATCCAGTCGGTCAAGTGGGAGATCATGGAGGGCGACATCGGCTACGTGCGCATCTCCTCCTTCAACGAGCGCACCACCAGCGGCGTTCGCGAAGGCGTGAAGGCACTGACCGAGGAAGCCGGCGACAAGGGCCTCAAGGGCTTCGTCCTCGACCTGCGCAACAACCCGGGCGGCCTCCTCAACGAGGCTGTGGACGTTTCCGACTCCTTCCTCAACGAAGGCGAGATCGTCTCCACCCGCGGCCGCGAAGAGGACAAGGCCCAGCGCTACACCGCCGAGCTCGGCGACCTGATCGACGGCAAGCCGCTGATCGTGCTGATCAACGGCGGCTCGGCCTCGGCATCCGAGATCGTCGCCGGCGCGCTGCAGGACCAGAAGCGGGCGACCATCGTCGGCACCCAGTCCTTCGGCAAGGGCTCGGTGCAGACCATCGTCCCGCTCGGCGCCAACGGTGCCATCCGCCTGACGACGGCGCGCTACTACACCCCGTCCGGCCGCTCCATCCAGGCGCGCGGCATCGACCCGGACATCGAGGTGATCCAGCCGCTGCCGGACGAGCTGAAGGGCAAGGTCGAGGCGCGCGGCGAATCCTCCCTGCGTGGCCACCTCAATGTCGAGGACGGCCAGGGCGAGGAGCGCTCCGGCTCGCTGACCTACGTGCCGACCGATCGCGCTGACGACGTCCAGCTCAAGTACGGCATCAGTCTGCTGCATGGCGACGAGATGTCCGACGCCTTCCCGCCGAACCCGCAGGACGGCGTGCCGAACTGA
- the rsfS gene encoding ribosome silencing factor, which translates to MAARFEGLFRRRSRKGTRAHMALTSNGAISSHSEDAGDIAVPLAVVLESLEDSKAEDIVAIDVTGKTPIADHMVVASGRSHRHVGAVADRLLRDLKDNGAKAVKVEGLNSCDWVLIDTGDVVIHVFRPEVRSFYNLEKMWQMDSAAQVELVV; encoded by the coding sequence ATGGCCGCTCGATTCGAAGGCCTATTTAGGCGACGTTCTAGGAAAGGAACCCGCGCACACATGGCATTGACGTCAAATGGGGCGATCTCGTCTCATAGTGAGGACGCCGGCGATATCGCCGTGCCCCTCGCCGTCGTCCTCGAGAGCCTTGAAGATTCCAAGGCCGAGGACATCGTCGCCATCGATGTGACCGGCAAGACACCGATCGCCGACCACATGGTGGTCGCATCGGGCCGATCCCACCGACACGTCGGCGCTGTTGCCGACCGTCTCCTTCGCGATCTGAAGGACAACGGTGCCAAGGCCGTGAAGGTGGAAGGCCTCAATAGCTGCGATTGGGTCCTGATCGATACCGGTGATGTCGTTATCCACGTGTTTCGTCCCGAGGTGAGAAGCTTCTACAACCTCGAGAAGATGTGGCAGATGGACTCGGCGGCGCAGGTGGAGCTCGTCGTCTGA
- a CDS encoding homocysteine S-methyltransferase family protein produces the protein MNHKLPQMTQPFLQYTGNETDIIFNKGIELPGFAAYPLMETADGAALLASYYDALVETAREVGAGVILDTFTWTANADRSAPIGYAGERLDTVNRKAVEFAAAAQARAGAVPTIVSGMVGPRADGYAPEMVMSAERAEAYHCRQIAIFAGGGVEMVNAFTIGYAEEAIGIVWAAGKLGLPVAISFTVETDGRLPTGGTLREAVEAVDAATDSAAAYFLVNCAHPDHAAKSWGEGAWMERVKGFVANASRCSHAELDNATELDDGDPRELGGQMAELARRFPHFTVFGGCCGTDLRHIAAIARQLPVAA, from the coding sequence ATGAACCATAAGCTTCCGCAGATGACACAGCCGTTTCTGCAGTACACGGGCAACGAAACGGACATTATTTTCAACAAGGGCATCGAGCTGCCCGGTTTCGCCGCCTATCCGCTGATGGAGACGGCAGACGGCGCTGCGCTCCTCGCCTCGTACTACGACGCCCTCGTCGAGACGGCGCGCGAGGTGGGCGCGGGGGTGATCCTCGACACCTTCACCTGGACCGCGAACGCCGACCGCAGCGCGCCCATCGGCTACGCCGGCGAGCGGCTCGACACCGTCAACCGCAAGGCGGTCGAATTCGCCGCCGCGGCGCAGGCCCGCGCGGGCGCCGTGCCGACGATCGTGTCCGGCATGGTCGGCCCGCGCGCCGACGGGTACGCGCCCGAGATGGTGATGTCGGCGGAGCGCGCCGAGGCCTATCACTGCCGGCAGATCGCCATCTTCGCCGGCGGCGGCGTCGAGATGGTGAACGCGTTCACCATCGGCTACGCGGAGGAGGCGATCGGCATCGTCTGGGCGGCCGGCAAGCTGGGACTGCCGGTGGCGATCTCCTTCACCGTGGAGACCGACGGGCGCCTGCCGACCGGCGGGACGCTGAGAGAGGCGGTCGAGGCGGTGGATGCCGCGACCGATTCCGCCGCCGCCTACTTCCTGGTGAACTGCGCCCACCCCGACCATGCCGCGAAGAGCTGGGGCGAGGGGGCCTGGATGGAGCGCGTGAAGGGGTTCGTCGCCAATGCCTCGCGCTGCAGCCACGCCGAGCTCGACAACGCCACCGAGCTCGACGACGGCGACCCGCGCGAGCTGGGCGGGCAGATGGCCGAGCTCGCCCGCCGCTTCCCGCACTTCACCGTCTTCGGCGGCTGCTGCGGCACGGACCTTCGCCATATCGCGGCGATCGCGCGGCAGCTCCCGGTCGCGGCCTGA
- a CDS encoding branched-chain amino acid ABC transporter permease yields the protein MTVIFGIVVFTMPIWLQPFGAAYPDLMQRFAIYGIFAIGFNILFGLTGYLSFGHAAFLGVGSYTAVWSFKLLSLNIIPAIICSTLMAGVFAVVIGYVSLRRSGIYFSILTLAFAQMCYNLAYSVLTPITNGETGLRVLRDDPRIIDAMFGSTTVAVPRAEIFGIAITGMTGFWACAVCLMIAFYVALRITRSPFGMMLRGIKSNQTRMSYVGVNTRPYTLVAFIISGMYAGLAGGLLAIVDPLAGAERMQWTASGEVVLMTILGGAGTLLGPFVGAVIIKYFENIFSSLGDATLADAFSFLPPSVEHVVVTIVSPFVGEGWHLTLGVLFMIVVIFLPGGLVEGFRRIGRLFRSKER from the coding sequence ATGACGGTCATCTTCGGCATCGTCGTCTTCACGATGCCGATCTGGCTCCAGCCCTTCGGCGCGGCCTATCCGGACCTGATGCAGCGATTTGCGATCTACGGGATCTTCGCGATCGGCTTCAACATCCTGTTCGGGCTCACGGGGTACCTCTCCTTCGGCCATGCCGCGTTCCTCGGCGTCGGCTCCTACACTGCCGTGTGGTCGTTCAAGCTCCTGTCGCTGAACATCATCCCGGCGATCATCTGCTCCACCCTGATGGCCGGCGTCTTCGCCGTCGTCATCGGCTACGTGTCGCTGCGGCGGTCGGGCATCTACTTCTCGATCCTGACGCTGGCGTTCGCGCAGATGTGCTACAACCTCGCCTACTCGGTACTCACCCCGATCACCAACGGCGAGACGGGCCTGCGTGTCCTGAGGGACGACCCGCGCATCATCGACGCGATGTTCGGCAGCACCACCGTCGCGGTCCCGCGGGCGGAGATCTTCGGCATCGCGATCACCGGGATGACCGGGTTCTGGGCCTGCGCCGTCTGCCTGATGATCGCCTTCTACGTCGCGCTGCGGATCACCCGCTCGCCCTTCGGCATGATGCTGCGCGGCATCAAGTCGAACCAGACGCGCATGTCCTATGTCGGCGTCAACACGCGCCCCTACACGCTGGTCGCCTTCATCATCTCCGGGATGTACGCCGGCCTCGCCGGCGGCCTCCTCGCCATCGTCGACCCGCTCGCGGGGGCGGAGCGCATGCAGTGGACCGCCTCGGGCGAAGTGGTGCTGATGACGATCCTCGGCGGCGCCGGCACCCTCCTCGGCCCGTTCGTCGGCGCGGTGATCATCAAGTACTTCGAGAACATCTTCTCCTCGCTCGGCGACGCGACCCTGGCGGACGCCTTCTCCTTCCTACCGCCGAGCGTCGAGCACGTGGTCGTCACCATCGTCTCCCCGTTCGTCGGCGAGGGCTGGCACCTCACCCTCGGCGTCCTCTTCATGATCGTGGTGATCTTCCTGCCGGGCGGCCTGGTGGAGGGCTTCCGGCGCATCGGCCGCCTCTTCCGGTCCAAGGAGCGCTGA
- a CDS encoding murein hydrolase activator EnvC family protein has protein sequence MIRSLVFAALLIAGLGPAVAQDGEGGVSRERQQLMQRLERLRESTAAAEARASELGDELIDLASDEARLREQAEDAADKVAALESRIAEREEALERLTDDQAGIRKDLADKRGELAAVLMALQRIGRRPPPALFGDTGDPTRTVRGAILLNAVLPELDSNARTLTDTLARAARLEADERASWAALREDLSQLNAERRQMDEASAELQRRRALSLYEKERASADLARLAEEERTVSGLIDRLTRSGVVDAAPASLNFETRKGSLAEPVAGRVVSTFGEATGSGDVSSGRTIAALPEATVFAPMAATVLFSAPFSDYGQVLILDAGDGYHMVLAGLESTSVVIGDRVEPGAPLGRMGQSARRSAAVSTSVKGSDLLGSRPALYIELRKDRVAIDSHGWWREATADAGRTSG, from the coding sequence ATGATCCGATCGCTCGTCTTCGCCGCCCTCCTGATCGCCGGACTCGGACCGGCGGTCGCCCAGGACGGCGAGGGGGGCGTGTCGCGTGAGCGCCAGCAGCTGATGCAGCGCCTGGAACGCCTGCGCGAGAGCACCGCCGCCGCCGAGGCGCGGGCCAGCGAGCTGGGTGACGAGCTGATCGACCTCGCGAGCGACGAGGCGCGCCTGCGCGAGCAGGCGGAGGACGCGGCCGACAAGGTCGCCGCCCTCGAGTCGCGCATCGCCGAGCGGGAGGAGGCGCTGGAGCGCCTGACCGACGACCAGGCCGGGATCCGCAAGGACCTCGCCGACAAGCGCGGCGAGCTCGCGGCCGTCCTGATGGCGCTGCAGCGGATCGGCCGGCGCCCGCCGCCGGCCCTCTTCGGCGACACCGGCGACCCGACGAGGACCGTGCGCGGCGCGATCCTCCTGAACGCCGTGCTCCCGGAGCTCGACAGCAACGCCCGGACGCTGACCGACACCCTGGCGCGCGCGGCGCGCCTCGAGGCGGACGAGCGGGCGAGCTGGGCGGCGCTGCGCGAGGACCTTTCGCAGCTCAACGCCGAGCGGCGGCAGATGGACGAGGCGAGTGCCGAGCTGCAGCGGCGCCGCGCCCTCTCGCTCTACGAGAAGGAGCGCGCGTCGGCGGACCTTGCCCGCCTCGCGGAGGAGGAGCGGACCGTCTCGGGCCTGATCGACCGACTGACGCGCAGCGGCGTGGTGGACGCCGCGCCGGCGTCGCTGAACTTCGAGACGCGCAAGGGGTCGCTCGCCGAGCCGGTGGCGGGGAGGGTCGTCTCAACGTTCGGCGAGGCGACGGGTTCCGGAGACGTGTCGAGTGGCCGCACCATCGCGGCCTTGCCGGAGGCGACCGTCTTTGCCCCTATGGCCGCCACCGTGCTGTTTTCGGCACCATTTAGTGACTACGGCCAAGTCTTGATCCTGGACGCTGGCGATGGTTACCATATGGTCCTGGCCGGGTTAGAATCGACGTCGGTCGTGATCGGTGACAGGGTCGAGCCGGGTGCTCCGTTGGGACGGATGGGACAGTCCGCCCGTCGCTCTGCCGCCGTCTCCACCAGCGTCAAAGGGTCCGACCTTCTTGGCTCAAGGCCAGCCCTTTACATTGAGCTCCGAAAGGATCGCGTCGCGATCGACAGTCATGGCTGGTGGCGCGAGGCCACGGCCGATGCAGGAAGGACAAGTGGATGA
- a CDS encoding ABC transporter ATP-binding protein — MAAVDTLARTAPAPSAEPFFACRDVHAYYGESYIVQGISFEMKEGEVVALLGRNGAGKTSTLRTIARTDSPQMRKGEIWLGGHPLHKTNSVGAAKLGLQLVPEDRRIIPGLTVEENLKLAQIAEPKGWEIERVYERFPRLAERRRQEAVTMSGGEQQMLAVARALCRELKLLLLDEPYEGLAPVIVQEIERIVAEIKEAGITTIMVEQNAIAALHLADRAIIMDMGEIVYTGTAKDVLADKALREEYLAV, encoded by the coding sequence ATGGCCGCCGTCGACACCCTCGCCCGGACCGCCCCGGCGCCGAGCGCCGAGCCGTTCTTCGCCTGCCGCGACGTCCACGCCTACTACGGCGAGAGCTACATCGTGCAGGGCATCTCGTTCGAGATGAAGGAGGGCGAGGTCGTCGCCCTCCTCGGCCGCAACGGCGCGGGCAAGACGTCGACCCTGCGCACCATCGCCCGCACCGACTCCCCGCAGATGAGGAAGGGCGAGATCTGGCTCGGCGGGCATCCGCTGCACAAGACCAACTCCGTCGGCGCGGCGAAGCTCGGCCTCCAGCTCGTCCCCGAGGACCGGCGCATCATCCCCGGCCTCACGGTGGAGGAGAACCTGAAGCTCGCGCAGATCGCCGAGCCGAAGGGCTGGGAGATCGAACGGGTCTACGAACGCTTCCCCCGCCTCGCCGAGCGGCGGCGCCAGGAGGCGGTGACGATGTCGGGCGGCGAGCAGCAGATGCTGGCGGTCGCCCGCGCCCTCTGCCGCGAGCTGAAGCTCCTGCTTCTCGACGAGCCCTACGAGGGTCTCGCCCCGGTGATCGTGCAGGAGATCGAGAGGATCGTCGCGGAGATCAAGGAAGCCGGCATCACCACCATCATGGTCGAGCAGAACGCCATCGCCGCGCTCCATCTCGCCGACCGCGCGATCATCATGGACATGGGCGAGATCGTCTATACCGGCACGGCGAAGGACGTCCTCGCCGACAAGGCGCTGCGCGAAGAATACCTTGCCGTCTGA
- a CDS encoding ABC transporter ATP-binding protein → MIENKVLHVADVQKNFAGLRALSDIDLTITEGKTHAIIGPNGAGKSTLLNVVVGRIIPDEGAVVFDGTVITGKKPYEINQLGIARVFQTPEIFNDLTLLQNVMVPAYAKRDGPLRLNVLTALDSDTDIRLAAEEILEDVGLADKRHADASAMSRGDKRRLELAMCLVQRPKLLLLDEPTAGMSRLDTNRTIDLLKKIKAGGMTKVIIEHDMHVVFSLADMVTVLAGGRIIAQGTPEEVRRDPKVQEAYLGGAH, encoded by the coding sequence ATGATCGAGAACAAGGTGCTCCACGTCGCGGACGTTCAGAAGAACTTCGCCGGGCTGCGCGCGCTGTCGGACATCGACCTGACGATCACCGAGGGCAAGACGCACGCGATCATCGGCCCGAACGGGGCCGGCAAGTCGACGCTGCTCAACGTGGTCGTCGGCCGCATCATCCCCGACGAAGGCGCGGTGGTGTTCGACGGCACGGTAATCACCGGCAAGAAGCCGTACGAGATCAACCAGCTCGGCATCGCCCGGGTGTTCCAGACGCCGGAGATCTTCAACGACCTGACGCTGCTGCAGAACGTCATGGTGCCGGCCTACGCCAAGCGCGACGGGCCGCTGCGCCTCAACGTCCTCACCGCGCTCGACAGCGACACCGACATCCGCCTCGCCGCCGAGGAGATCCTCGAGGACGTCGGCCTCGCCGACAAGCGGCACGCGGACGCCAGCGCCATGTCGCGCGGCGACAAGCGGCGGCTGGAGCTCGCAATGTGCCTGGTGCAGCGGCCCAAGCTCCTGCTGCTCGACGAGCCGACCGCCGGCATGAGCCGCCTCGACACCAACCGCACCATCGACCTCCTGAAGAAGATCAAGGCCGGCGGCATGACCAAGGTGATCATCGAGCACGACATGCACGTCGTCTTCTCGCTCGCCGACATGGTCACCGTGCTCGCGGGCGGGCGCATCATCGCCCAGGGCACGCCCGAGGAGGTCCGCCGCGACCCCAAGGTCCAGGAAGCCTATCTCGGAGGAGCGCACTGA
- a CDS encoding acyl-CoA dehydrogenase, producing the protein MTYTAAVDEMVFALEKVAGLAEAREAGAVELGEDDVLAILTEAGRFAEEELAPLNEVGDREHSRRDGATVTTPKGWDKAYRAWVEGGWGSLTGEEEYGGQGLPMSLQIVLTDIVNQANAGFSLNPLLTVGAVEALQAHASDALKATYLPRMIAGEWTGTMNLTEPQAGSDLGTLKAKAVPEGDHYRVFGQKIFISYGEHDLTDNIIHLVLARLPDAAEGTRGISLFLVPKFLVNDDGSLGERNDVECVGVEDKLGIHASPTCTMAYGTKGEGAIGYLVGEPGRGLNAMFTMMNQARVSVGMQGAAVAERATQRAVAFAMERRQGAAATWAEGGPAPIAYHPDVKRMLLTMRGMTRAARAICYACAVAIDRGRPGRPDADFWKARADLLTPIAKAFASDIGVEVSSLGIQVHGGMGYVEETGAAQHFRDARIFTIYEGTNGIQAIDLVRRKITMADGEVLAAYLKELHGIAEAARGANDLALGGAARRLETAIDAVAEAATALRASLGAGELDKALAGATPFLRAMGLTAGGAYLMKAALHAENGAAAGRAGLARFFCEAYVASVPSLAENAVAGSDDILAATPDILAA; encoded by the coding sequence ATGACGTATACCGCTGCAGTCGATGAGATGGTGTTCGCGCTCGAGAAAGTCGCGGGCCTCGCCGAAGCGCGCGAAGCGGGCGCCGTCGAGCTCGGCGAGGATGACGTCCTGGCGATCCTGACCGAGGCGGGCCGCTTCGCCGAGGAGGAGCTGGCGCCGCTGAACGAGGTGGGCGACCGCGAGCACTCGCGTCGCGACGGGGCCACGGTGACGACGCCGAAGGGCTGGGACAAGGCCTATCGCGCGTGGGTCGAAGGGGGCTGGGGCTCGCTGACCGGCGAGGAGGAGTACGGCGGCCAGGGCCTGCCGATGTCGCTCCAGATCGTCCTCACCGACATTGTCAACCAGGCCAACGCGGGCTTCTCCCTCAACCCGCTGCTGACCGTCGGCGCCGTCGAGGCGCTGCAGGCCCACGCCTCGGACGCGCTGAAGGCGACCTACCTCCCCAGGATGATCGCCGGCGAGTGGACCGGCACCATGAACCTCACCGAGCCGCAGGCCGGCTCCGACCTCGGCACACTCAAGGCGAAGGCCGTGCCGGAGGGCGACCACTACCGCGTCTTCGGGCAGAAGATCTTCATTTCCTACGGCGAGCACGACCTCACCGACAACATCATCCACCTCGTCCTCGCCCGCCTGCCGGACGCGGCGGAGGGGACCCGCGGCATCTCGCTCTTCCTGGTGCCGAAGTTCCTGGTGAACGATGACGGCTCGCTGGGCGAGCGCAACGACGTCGAGTGCGTCGGCGTCGAGGACAAGCTCGGCATCCACGCCTCGCCGACCTGCACCATGGCCTACGGCACGAAGGGCGAGGGGGCGATCGGCTACCTCGTCGGCGAACCGGGTCGCGGCCTCAACGCGATGTTCACGATGATGAACCAGGCGCGCGTGTCGGTCGGCATGCAGGGCGCGGCGGTGGCCGAGCGGGCGACGCAGCGGGCCGTCGCCTTCGCCATGGAGCGCCGGCAGGGCGCGGCGGCGACCTGGGCCGAGGGCGGCCCGGCCCCCATCGCCTACCACCCGGACGTGAAGCGCATGCTGCTGACGATGCGCGGCATGACACGAGCGGCGCGGGCGATCTGCTATGCCTGCGCCGTCGCCATCGACCGGGGTCGTCCGGGCCGGCCGGACGCCGACTTCTGGAAGGCGCGGGCCGATCTCTTGACGCCGATCGCCAAGGCGTTCGCCTCCGACATCGGCGTCGAGGTGTCCTCGCTGGGCATCCAGGTGCATGGCGGGATGGGCTACGTGGAGGAGACGGGCGCCGCCCAGCACTTCCGCGACGCGCGCATCTTCACGATCTACGAGGGGACCAACGGCATCCAGGCCATCGACCTGGTCCGCCGCAAGATCACCATGGCCGACGGCGAGGTGCTCGCCGCCTACCTGAAGGAGCTGCACGGCATCGCGGAGGCGGCGCGCGGCGCGAACGACCTCGCCCTCGGCGGCGCCGCCAGGCGGCTGGAGACGGCGATCGACGCGGTCGCCGAGGCCGCGACGGCGCTTCGCGCCTCGCTCGGCGCGGGCGAGCTCGACAAGGCGCTCGCCGGAGCGACGCCGTTCCTGCGCGCCATGGGCCTGACCGCGGGCGGCGCGTACCTCATGAAAGCGGCGCTCCATGCGGAAAATGGTGCCGCGGCGGGGCGGGCCGGTCTTGCGCGCTTCTTCTGCGAGGCTTACGTGGCGTCGGTTCCGTCGCTGGCGGAGAACGCCGTCGCGGGCTCGGACGACATCCTTGCCGCGACGCCGGACATCCTGGCGGCGTGA
- a CDS encoding branched-chain amino acid ABC transporter permease — MDAILLQILNGLDKGGAYALIALGLTLTFGTLGVVNFAHGALFMLGAFCVVGIQQVLTISERVRDPSITFFEAYIEQPYLVSWFGDTGAAIIDWVIPISLLAAIPIMLLVGILMERGLIRFFYKRPHAEQILVTFGLAIVLAEIVKAWFGANPIPVQPPEIVRGSADIGAWLGIDANLSYPWWRLIYLVSSFVIIGGVFAFLNLTTYGMVVRAGMADRETVQLLGIDIQRRFTVVFGLAAVVAGLAGALYTGIQPPNYNIGMEFLVLSFVVVVVGGMGSLPGAVAAGFLLGMLQSFASLNEVKSLLPGIDQVVIYLVAVIVLLTRPRGLLGRKGVMEA; from the coding sequence ATGGACGCCATACTGCTCCAGATCCTCAACGGGCTCGACAAGGGCGGCGCCTATGCGCTGATCGCCCTCGGCCTGACACTGACCTTCGGGACCCTGGGCGTCGTCAACTTCGCCCACGGCGCCCTCTTCATGCTCGGGGCCTTCTGCGTCGTCGGCATCCAGCAGGTCCTGACCATCTCCGAGCGGGTCCGTGACCCCTCCATCACCTTCTTCGAGGCCTACATCGAGCAGCCCTACCTGGTGTCCTGGTTCGGCGACACGGGGGCGGCGATCATCGACTGGGTGATCCCGATCTCGCTCCTCGCCGCGATCCCGATCATGCTCCTCGTCGGCATCCTGATGGAGCGCGGGCTGATCCGCTTTTTCTACAAGCGCCCGCACGCCGAGCAGATCCTCGTGACCTTCGGCCTCGCCATCGTACTGGCGGAGATCGTCAAGGCCTGGTTCGGCGCCAACCCGATCCCGGTGCAGCCGCCGGAGATCGTGCGCGGCTCGGCCGACATCGGCGCCTGGCTGGGGATCGACGCGAACCTCAGCTATCCCTGGTGGCGCCTCATTTACCTCGTCTCCTCGTTCGTCATCATCGGCGGCGTCTTCGCCTTCCTCAACTTGACGACCTACGGGATGGTGGTGCGCGCCGGCATGGCCGACCGCGAGACGGTGCAGCTCCTCGGCATCGACATCCAGCGCCGCTTCACGGTGGTGTTCGGCCTCGCGGCGGTGGTCGCGGGCCTCGCCGGGGCGCTCTACACCGGGATCCAGCCGCCGAACTACAACATCGGCATGGAGTTCCTGGTGCTGTCCTTCGTCGTCGTCGTGGTCGGCGGCATGGGCTCGCTGCCGGGCGCCGTCGCCGCCGGCTTCCTCCTTGGCATGCTGCAGTCGTTCGCGTCCCTCAACGAGGTGAAGTCGCTCCTGCCGGGCATCGACCAAGTCGTCATCTACCTCGTCGCCGTGATCGTCCTCCTGACCCGTCCACGGGGTCTGCTGGGCCGCAAGGGCGTGATGGAGGCGTAA
- a CDS encoding 23S rRNA (pseudouridine(1915)-N(3))-methyltransferase RlmH: MADGLGGAGGARRLNLLILAVGKAGQSPEAELCGRYMERAERIGRSLGLSSVTVREFSEAVGPTKAALEAEKIIGARKPGPLVVLDETGTPWSSADLAHRIQGWLDSGHANVTFAIGGADGHGKAVLNAADHIVSLGPMTLPHLLARAILLEQLYRAVTIRLGHPYHRA, translated from the coding sequence GTGGCAGATGGACTCGGCGGCGCAGGTGGAGCTCGTCGTCTGAATCTACTGATCCTTGCCGTCGGCAAGGCCGGGCAGAGCCCCGAAGCCGAGCTGTGCGGCCGATACATGGAGCGTGCCGAGCGCATCGGCCGTTCGTTGGGGCTGTCCTCCGTCACGGTCCGGGAATTTTCGGAAGCCGTGGGCCCCACGAAGGCGGCGCTCGAGGCCGAGAAGATCATCGGGGCCCGCAAGCCGGGACCGCTGGTGGTGCTGGACGAGACCGGCACCCCGTGGTCCAGTGCGGACCTCGCGCACCGCATCCAGGGCTGGCTGGACTCCGGTCACGCAAACGTGACCTTCGCCATCGGCGGCGCCGACGGGCACGGTAAGGCCGTGCTTAACGCCGCCGACCATATCGTCTCGCTCGGACCGATGACGCTGCCGCACCTGCTGGCGCGCGCGATCCTGCTGGAACAACTCTATCGGGCGGTGACGATCCGCCTCGGGCATCCCTATCACCGCGCATGA